The genomic interval gatttttgtctcatctgtccacaggacattctcccagaagctttgtggcttgtcaacatgtagtttggcatattccagtcttgcttttttatgattcgttttcaacaatggtgtcctccttggtcgctctcccatgtagtccactttggctcaaacaacgacggatggtgcgatctgacactgatgttccttgagcatgaagttcaccttgaatctctttagaagtctttctaggctcttttgttaccattcggattatccgctctttagatttgtcatcaattttcctcctgcggccacgtccaggaggttggctacagtcccatggatcttaaacttctgaataatatgtgcaactgtagtcacaggaacatctagttgcttggagatggtcttatagcctttacctttaacatgcttgtctataattttctttctgatctcttgagacaactctttcctttgcttcctctggtccatgtcgagtgtggtacacaccatatcaccaaacaacacagtgattacctggagccatatatataggcccaatggctgattacaaggttgtagacacctgtgatgctaattagtggacacaccttgaattaacatgtccctttggtcacattattttcagtgttttctaggggtaccatcatttttgtccatgcctgtttcgtgagtttatttttttaaataattctgttgaagcatggttgaaaaacaatgtctgactttcattggttaacatttatagaattttatttattattacttttgtcagataacagttatttctgtgaccattgtgactttttcttttcattgaccaaagggtaccaacaattttgtccacgtctgtatgtatatatatatatatatatatatatatatatatatatatatatatatatatatataataccctgaaaaagataaacaaagcttttaagtgtttttcttttggggtttttaaccctttaatataaaatgtaaccgATGGTTGTTTATTGGCTTTTTTAGACATGACTCCTATAGTGTAAATCTGTcggatttttattgttttaaatatttaattgttcacCAGGTGACCATTGTACATCAACAGCACATCTATTCAGGTTAAGACACATTATTTCTTTACTTAACTGTAATAAACACTCACACAGTAAATGTTCAAGGAGCACAAAAGGAGACAAGCCTTACAATTGATGAACTTCCATCAACTTTAATAGATCATAAGATGATGTAAAAACTACATTGGCATATGTAAGACAAACACTCTTCTATATGTACTATCCACTGGACAGTCCCCTTCAgaatgacaaagaaaaacacagtcCGAAGACATCTAGCTAAACACCTCTGTGTCGTCTTATCCACTTTGCTTCGCTTCCTTCTCCACTGCAAAAAGGACGTGTGTCACATATTGCAAGCTAAGTCAAAATGCATAAttagcaaacaataaaaaaaaattgtcatttttttcgtCTTCCTCATTTGTTCATTGATAAAAGAATATAATTCGATTTTTGTTCAACGTAGTGTTGAGTGTAGTAAAATAGATCTGTATAAGCACTGCACAGTTTCTCCCGGAGAGGATATCTGGAACACGGGGCGACAACGGGTGAACAGAAATCAGGGACGTGCCGCGATGTAGATGGAAGTGATATGAAGAACAGAGCACAGATACactttagtaaaaataaataaataaataaataaaaaacaataaataaatctacagCATTCATGGAAAGGGCTGATATTAACGTCACATCCCACAGTCATTTTCTCAATCGGCATGTTTtccaataaaaagacaaaaatttcGATATCTGCAGAGCAAGagtaatttactttaaaataaaaccggAAATTATATTCTAAAAACAAGTGTTAAGCAAATAAGGGTTTTTAAACTGGAAAACGTGAAAGATGCCATCTCAATGCGGTACTTAGCGAGAGCGACTGTTATGACGCAATAGATGATATGCATTAAGTTACATTCTGAATATGATAAGACAGGAACAAAGAGAACAACACTTTTTATGATGTCTGTATAACTAATGCTTCttgtattataatacattatacttttaaatatttaacaatatcgCAGCGGTCTAGATCTCGCTTTAATGTGTTGTACTGACAATTAATACGTTTTGGAATATTATCATAACTGAtcaggtttatttattataaaatagtgacaaaaacacattttttacacaaaataaatctccactattttgaatttgaaataagtaatatatgtttatttaaaaaaatgcattaaaactaaaatatttaattgtatccCTTTGTTTCACaaacaaggcttaagcctagtcctggactaaaatgtaaatctgccgtttcaactgaaagaaacttgcgctgactgatcttaaaacatgtcagcgCCTTTGTTTCGCCTTTTTAAAGACACAACAgtaatgtttcaaaaaaaaatatttaaatgtcctaACTGAACTATGAAACCGGGCCTTAATGTATAATATCAAATGTAAAGCttaaattgagttttattcTGGATAAAGTTTATCATTATGAACTAACATgaaataacaatgaatgattatattttcgtaaatgaaataagtaaccgtgattaataaatgctgcagtgATATTGATAATTGCAAGCTTTGGTTAATGCAGTAGCATATGTTAACATTTATAACCTTGCCATATAATATCACATTACATATACAGACTTCATAAAGAGtgttatacaaaaatgttttacagatttACAGACGCTACCAAATGTAACACCCGAATTGAGCTGCATATGAATTCAGAAGATATTCCTTTTAAACGGaagaaaggtttatttttacttcaaatgtgGTTAAATACAAGTCTGTTAGCCCTTAAAGGTATACATACATAATGATGgaatttcttatttataacaCTAATCAAATCgaatctaaaattaaatgtttttttttttatgaaatatccTTTGTCGAGAACGATAGCGCTGTGGTTAACTGCGTGTGActtatttcttttgcattttggGATGTGgcgttcgtttttttttttcgaaccACACAGGAAGACAAACCATTCAAAAGAACATGCTAAACTTCCCAAAGAAGTACCATTCAAAtaatttcctatttttttttttttttttttttgttgatatgAATTCTTTACTTTTACTCATCAGGCAGTGTTCActtctaacatttaaaaatatgactaaaaaaagaataataataataataataatgcaacttGTGATAATCCTGGAGtgatgttaaaaagaaaatgaaaacataaaacactaaaaaaacgGACAAGAGAGCAAGATGagatgaaaacattaaaacagttaaCGGTACAAAAACACTCAAGGGTTTTtggcatattttatatagtggGGAGACAAAACATAAGTTTTTGGATTCCCGGGATCAGGCACTCAAAGAACTCAAATGgcctttttgtttgtgttgttggGATAGccgaaatgaaataaaaaatcatatatgTACAACGATCCCTCTCTCCAATACTTATTTGAAATCATTAACAGGCATCAGCATGAAAATACTAAATTCTTCACTAAAAAGGCTAAATTCTGTTGTTATCTTAAATACTTTGTTCTTTTCTCTCTATTAAtactgaaaaattattttgtgttgttgtttgtttttttttgtgtttgtatgctCGCGGGTACACACAAAATGAACGAAACGAAAACATTTCCCTGTCTCGCTTTAACCTGAATAATTATGGCAAACATTGTTCGTCAAAAAACCGAAAAACAAACGTTTAATCCGATATATCAATGTACAGTGCTCTCCATTTCATATGTCGCTTGTCTTCAACTATATCTAAGCTAACCTTCTCAGTAACTAAATGCAAACGTTTACCCCcaatacgcacacacacacatcgaaccccagtaaaaaaaaacgaagcataaaaaaagaaacgtttCTAACTATGTAGAAtacttatttcatatatttgcaACAGCATCGTAATCTAGTCGTAAATACATTAAGGCCgagaaaataatgcattaaaaacagtgaataaaaaaaattgtgagcACTGTGTGTTggctttaaaaaatacttatgaATTGAGTGACGCTCGTAATTTCGTTCGaacttttcaatattttatggTAAGACGTTACCAGAAGAAAATGCACGTTGGTTGGATGTTACCGTCCGTGTGTCTTCACGAAGAGAGCTGTTCTGCGCGTCTCTGTGTGGGTTCGGGGTCAGTTGTTGCCTTGCGGCTGGAGCGTGGTTTTGTGCAGTACTGCGGAGGAGCCAGCTGTGGGCGCTGTGGCGCTGGTGCTGCTGCCCGCGGCTTTGATCCACGGCAGCGAGAGCAGCGATGCTCCGGTGGTGGTGGTGGCGGTCATAGTCACTTGGATCATCTGGTCACGCTGGATGAGCCGGATCAGAGTCTTGAGACGCTCAAGGGACGTCTGAGTCTCCCGCTGCTGACCTAAAAGACGCTCCTTCAGCTCAATGCATTTCTGTTGAACACAGATTTAAAATTGTATGACAGGGCAATATCATCTATCCAGTTATCAGACGTTCTTAAAGTAATAAcgtattctaaataaattagggtgcaataaattaaattaaaatacagtatttttgtcataGATTATAATTAAGTTAGTGGATAAAATCAGCAGAAAAAAGATACTTTATAGGATGCACAATTATGTTATAAAATCGAAATATTTAGTGAAACTACTTTAACAAATAGAACAGATTAAAGTAAATCTTAACTCTGTGTATTGTaaaatacatgaacaaaaaaggaaatagatttatatcagtgctgtcaaacaattaatcatttttttataagtgtgcgtgtttattatgtatatataaaaacaaacacattcaggtatatattaaagaaaaatatgtttatatattaaatatatctatatatttatattttaaaatataagaatatgaatacatatatgtataaccgtgtaaatattttctaaatacataATGTGTATTCATCGCACTTAATCATGTGCTTATTTATCAGTActaatttatgcataaatatatggcataaaatattttttatttttttatgcatcacaCAGTAATAAAGGCATGCAACATATGATAGAGAggacaaaacaagaaataatCGAATGATGTGCTTAAAACGACGCACGCAGAGAGCAGTTCaaagcacaaagaaaagagatcatttatatatagtgtattataTCAGTGTAATAGTTTATTGAGCCTTTCCTTTAACAGTTCTAAATCTGAAATACAGTGCACACAAAAATTGTCTTGTCTGCCAAAGAATGCTAGTTtcgaaaaaaaaatactttttacaatTAAGAATCAATATGGGTATGTTAAAATCAACATTAACATAAGGTACTTTCAAAGCAGCCCTACTTAGCAGTTCTTACCGAAAGAGAATCGCAGAGTCTCTTGTCCTCATCACTCAGATGTTCACACTCAAGTTTCAGCTCGGTGTTTCTTCTCATTAGCTTCCCAAGCGCTCCTCCTCTCTCACTGTACAAACATACAAGTCATCGTTGTGACATTCGTCATCACCGAGAATCAAGTCCCGAGGACCGCTAGTGCATTTAGATGTGTTTGACGGCTCACCTGTTTTATGTGTAACATACGACTGGATGAAGTTCTGTGGCCAAGACAAGTTCTCTTTGTTCAAAACCTTCAAAAAAGAAGCagaaagttaataaaaaatacattatacgtTAATAAATCCTAAAGACCTGTGCACTATTGCACTgcccttttaattttttcagtgtataaTTGTGCATCTTATGTGTAAGCAAATATTAGTTATCtctaatgaataaatgaataataataataataataataataataataattcacaaaggaaataaagaataatttctaaacaacaccataataattataatgctataaaaactaaagcatttaaaactttattgtaaaaatgatgattaataaataaatataaaaataaaaagtagcttttattattatggaATTTGGTTCTCCAGTGTCACGAGTAAAGAATATAATTATTCACAACTGCTTTTCCcctaaattatgtatttgtaacAGAAGgcaattttttcagtttaacttTATGTTATCATGTAAAGAGAAcagctgtatgtgtgttttctattaaaaacatcTAATTATTCCTAACAACATCAAGATCAATTTATCACTTTGATAACTGCATTAGACAGTAACGTTGGTTATATCAATGCAGAACGCTGTccagatgaaatgaaaaaaaacatcaaataaacgTCCTACAGACATCATTGTGCTGCTGGGACTTTTATAACGTTTGTGTTCAGAGCAAAGAGAATCGTACTTTCTTCTGGCACTTGGGGCACATCCATATGCCCCTGGTGGCAGTTTTGAGAGGTGGATGCAGACAGTCAGGGTGGTAGGAGCGGGTGCAAGTGTGGCACGGCTGAAGATCTCCTTCCTGTTTACACACTGCACAGTGCTCATCATGCTGCATCTCCTcctgtgtcacacacacacacacacatacatttaaagaaacacagcGTATAAGTCTTTCAGTAATTCTGCATATACACTTCCAATAGTGTTTAAGCATAACTATTAACCTTCTGTAGAAAAgattaggtaacactttattttaaggtgtccttgttataTCTGCTGTATGTACTCATTAtcataacaacaataaattatgcataattacataaaagtaACTCTAACACAAACGACTCTAAACATCTAGTAAGTGcatgcagttaattaatattactcagtacataaatgcataattacactgtaaaaaatacagagtaaccaacattttaataattcacattttaattattctgaGCGCACTTTGGGAATACTTTACTTATTTTAGAACACATCACTTTACTATTTCCATAGCAATGCATCAGGCTGGTCACGTGAAACTGCACAGACACAATAATGCCATTTCAATAATATACTGGTtttgcatatgtaaaaaaaaatttaattatgaagATCGTTTTAGTTGTTCGGTAATTTATAATGGGCTATGGTTGTCTATGGTTGTCATGTATTTGTGTATCAGTTCATGGTCATTTTCTAAATCAAAGCAATCATCCTTATCCCTTTGTTAGTGCATCCATTGCCATTGAGTCATTTGCATGCACTTGTCAAAGGAAGCAAtataatttcctcattatcttcacttatctttgtcattttagtttttctatattagcatatttaaaaaaaaagtatatttgaaACAGTTATACTACCaacaataaaaaagatatttatgaCATTACAACAGTGACATCTGCTGATGCACACCATGCTGCGTTCGTTGTCACAGGAACATACGGGTGTCACAGGGTTTGTTtacaacagaacaaagaaagtttgaaaggtttaaaatttttatttaaataaaacaacatgtcaaaaataaaaacagctttctgACTAAAGCTGCAAAGTACTACAATTATAAATTActactgtatttaaattttacttttaagtatTATATGCCGACAACtggattttgtaattttactcaCATGGGACTATAACTGtacattttgtatgtgtgtctcACAAAAGAacgtcatacaggtttagaatagcaaagggtgaataaattatgacagaatatatctatctatctatctatctatctatatatatatatatatatatatatatatatatatatatatatatatatatatataactatttacATCCAAACACAGAGTGATAATAAAGTCGTACCTTCCAGCAGAGCTCCTCAGAGTCTAGCGTGTGAGTAAAAGCATATAAGTAGGTTAGTAGCCGTCACACTGATAAAACTGTGTTAAAAAGCTAAGCAGCAACGTTGGCATGTAATCAGCAGGTTAAAGCAGTTAGCATTTGGCTTTATTAGTCAACCTGATCGCTGTCACTGGTTAAAGAACTGTTAAAAAACATGAGCGCTAGCGATTGATGTGCATGTTTAATTTACTCCAGTCAAACATGTTTCTGTGCACgtcatgcattattatttaagcTCAACACCACTATGTTGACATAAGTAGAAATCTACTTTACCTCTCGCCGACAGAAACATCGCACTGTTCAGGTAATTGGAGGCAAGCCGTTTGCGCTGAAAAGCAAGATGcgcaacattttcaaatgaacaCAGCCGtgaaaagaacattatttaaaaggaaCCGTGATGGCTGACAGACCTCTGGTTCAAACAGCCCGCTGTACGCAGGGTTAGCCGTGCTTCGCCTTTTTCTCTCCTGCCGTTTACTCTGGATCTCTGACGGAAATAAAAACACCATCTGTGATGGAACTTGAGACCCcgactttttgttcattttaaacgaTTCAGTCACGCACCTGTGCGGCAAATACGTTATTTTAGTCACTAAAAcgtataatgtatgtatttttttttatgatcagTAACTATTTTTCCGAGATCAGTGCTGTCAGAACTATTAACAAtcatcaaaattttattttaacgaATACAACCACAAGTACAACTACTAGGAGCTTTCCAGATCTCACCCCCTCTATTTCTTTCCCTCTTAATTGTCTTGTTTGTCCttcactaacaaaaaaaaaagtcaaaaaacacctgaaataaaccataaaaaactTGGAAAATTAGATATTCTTCCCACACAAGTTTCTAAGTAAATAATGAACATGTCTAGtattttatagcttttaagTATATGGGTAATTCATAAACtaccttttaattacattaagttTACTTCATGTTTTAATTCAGCATCTTGTTCGATACTTCAATTTTGTGCTGATATTGGAGGCTCCTAAATAGAGGACATAATTTATGAATCATAACCTGCCAAACCGGCTATTGAGTTGATGTGCGTGTTCCCACCATGGCTGATTTCCCCACTGGATATAGCAAGTTGCCAAGTGATCATTTTAAACCCTGAATGCAACTCACCTTCCAAGTGTTCTGTAGTGACTAGGCCTAGTGCGACCATGAAGGCaactttctgtaaaaaaaaaaaaaaagaaggttaaTATagtgaatgcattaaatattgaaataccTTTGAAGTTAACATAACTCTTTAGAATTCATTTactttgaaaacacatttaacaacaGTTATTTGGCCTAAATGCCATTTCTCGGATTTCAGATCAGTTTTTAGGAATCAGTCATTCAATCAGATAAAAGCGAATCCAGAATTCAAGAGAGTTTTGTTTGATCCATTAGTATGAGATATCCTGAACTGTATATTCCACATACATTAACTGTGGTGCTATTATAGACTTGCCCCTATTGAGGCATCCCCAGCATCCCCAAAAGATAAGAAATGTTTGGATAAACAGTAATTTAGGGtcgcactttattttaaaatccagttcttgctattaataaatcattaactaTAACTTTTGCTTAGTAaaagttagtaaggtagttataGGTGTTGGGTAGAATTGggaaaatatggtcatgcaaaatatgtgcttcataaatgctaataaacagacaatattttaaaataggtaTGCTAATAAGCTACTAGTTAATAGTTACAATTGGGCCCTATACCAAAGTGTTACCTAATTCAGTGCTGTAGTACTCAGTTTAGACTCAAGTAGTCAACAAGTTCAAGTGTTACTACACTTCCTGTCTAATATCCAAAAATAGTTGTGAGTGTACCTCTGGATCCTCCTCCTTTTTGTCTGGGGTTGAGGGGTCGGGACTTGGCTCCTTCACAGGACTGCTAGTTTGTGAGGCTGTAGAACTCGTGGAGTTACTAGGAATCTGGGGCTGAATGATTATAACCTGgatacacacattaaaaatcttaaatcaattgaacaaataataataaccacaGCATGAAACAAATGGCATCAAGCGAGTCGAAAACTAATTCAGCATGCAGAGCAGCATGTTTATTAGGTAAGTAGGTGATGAAAGATCTTCTGACCTTGCTGTCAGGGCTGAAAATCAGCGGTTGCACCTTAATGGCCTCGGTTACTCCTCCTGACACCCCATGAGCTGCTGGCGAGGCTGCTGAGATGATGGCGTAAGCCACCCCTGGACTCGTGGAGGCCGTGGACGTGCTCGGCGCAGACGAGGGCAAAGAGGAACTCTCTTCCTGCCCATTTGACAGTCTCTCATGACTGAAGGTGCTGTTGGCAGTTGGCAAAGATGCGCCTTGGTTCTTTGGGCTGACCACAGCCATGCTCTGCGGCACAGCCAGCGTTTGACCGGACTGCTGCTCTCGGCATGGGCTGTGGGGAAGGCTGTCTGGAATGAGAGTCTTTGGCCTGACCTAAAATGACAGAACACAAAGTTTATTCCCCTAAGCAGCAGATGTTTCTTGGATTTGGCTTCAAATATTTCGATCTCTTAAAACAACCATTAGGTCAAGTTTCTGTCAGGTTTTAAttcacaatttgcttagttgcAGGTTATTTTGGATGAGGTTTggcttgctaaaaaaaaactctattaCCAATAATTAcgtatttgtaattttaagatTAAGTGTATGATTAATTATAACCCACTATAAACGTCTTTGTTTATAAATGGACTATATCGTACCgtgacattgtttatttaagatctgTACCTTACAACATCTTGTGTTTCCGGTGAGGCTAACACAGCTAATGTGAGCTAGCTaatactttcaaataaaaaaaatgttatggaGTTGCAaagttaactttttaaatgttcaaagcaAATGTGTGATATTATACATTCACCTGAtctgtttgagaaaaaaatggtaaatatacatttttttaggtatatactatataatccactatatactatataatccATTGTAATCATGTTCATTGTGTCTCATAAGTTAGCATATTCTTAAAAGCTCTAactacaaataagtaaatattacacatattaACACactgttcttatgaatattcagtagatgatacaatatattataaagttactcataaataactatttataaCCATTAATAACcataatattattcattataatgcctt from Puntigrus tetrazona isolate hp1 chromosome 4, ASM1883169v1, whole genome shotgun sequence carries:
- the LOC122342488 gene encoding LOW QUALITY PROTEIN: PHD finger protein 21B-like (The sequence of the model RefSeq protein was modified relative to this genomic sequence to represent the inferred CDS: deleted 2 bases in 1 codon); protein product: MELQGLQEALKVEVQCHQKLAVRSCPVGTAAKPLALIKPPSQSIAISVVPAKTPVSMVTAHINGQKALSSETLQTSPINLQTPAGQHISRSQMLGALSAIPIKVPHISSLQRLAGHSPSVLPQVRPKTLIPDSLPHSPCREQQSGQTLAVPQSMAVVSPKNQGASLPTANSTFSHERLSNGQEESSSLPSSAPSTSTASTSPGVAYAIISAASPAAHGVSGGVTEAIKVQPLIFSPDSKVIIIQPQIPSNSTSSTASQTSSPVKEPSPDPSTPDKKEEDPEKVAFMVALGLVTTEHLEEIQSKRQERKRRSTANPAYSGLFEPERKRLASNYLNSAMFLSARDSEELCWKEEMQHDEHCAVCKQEGDLQPCHTCTRSYHPDCLHPPLKTATRGIWMCPKCQKKVLNKENLSWPQNFIQSYVTHKTVREEERGKLMRRNTELKLECEHLSDEDKRLCDSLSKCIELKERLLGQQRETQTSLERLKTLIRLIQRDQMIQVTMTATTTTGASLLSLPWIKAAGSSTSATAPTAGSSAVLHKTTLQPQGNN